In Nocardioides jishulii, the DNA window TCGTGGCGCTGCACGGGCGCATCGACGAGGTCGTCTGCCTGGCCTGCGGCTCGGTGCAGCCGCGCGCCGACCTGCATGCGCGCCTCGACGAGCTGAACCCTGGCTGGCTGGTTGCGCACTCCGCCGTGGAGACGCTCCCTGACGGCGACGTCGAGCTCGACGACACCGACGACTTCGTGGTGCCCGACTGCGCGCGCTGCGGCGGCGTGCTCAAGCCGCACGTCGTCTTCTTCGGCGAGAACGCTCCCAAGGAGAAGGTGAGGCGTTGCTTCGAGGCGGTCGACGCGCTGTCCGACCCTGAGCCCGACAGGCGTGGCGCGCTGCTGGTCGCGGGCTCCTCGCTGACCGTGATGAGCGGGCTGCGCTTCGTGAAGCGGGCCGCGCGCGACGACCTCCCGGTCGTGGTCGTCAACCGGGGCGCGACGCGTGGCGACGACCTGGCCACGCTGACCGTCCACGCCGGGACGAGTGAGTTCCTCACCGACCTGGCGCGACGCCGGGGCCGGTGAGGGCTCAGACCACCTTCACGAAGATGTGGTCAGCCGACTCGTAGTCGATCTCGGCGCTCTCGCCACCGGAGCCCAGCAGCACGCCGTCGGCGGTGGCGATGATCGTGACCGTCTTGTCGGGCACGGCGCCGACGCGACGCAGGGTGGCCATCAGCGCCTCGTCCTTCTGGACCTCCTCCGAGATGCGTCGCACGTGGACGCGGGAGGGGTCGAAGGTCGCGATCTTGGAGAGCGACGCGACGCCCTCCATGAAGGCCTCCGCCTGCTCCTCCTGGCCGAGCTCGTCCAGCCCCGGGATCGGGTTGCCGTAGGGCGACTCGGTCGGGTTGTCGAGCAGCTCGATGAGGCGACGCTCCACGGTCTCGGAGATCACGTGCTCCCAGCGGCAGGCCTCGGCGTGCACCAGCTCCCAGTCGAGGCCGATGATGTCGGTCAGCAGCCGCTCCGCGAGGCGGTGCTTGCGCATCACGCGGGTGGCCAGGCGCAGACCCTCCTCGGTGAGCTCGAGGTGGCGGTCGCCCTCGACGGTGAGGAGCCCGTCGCGCTCCATGCGCGCGACCGTCTGCGAGACCGTCGGGCCACTCTGGTGCAGGCGCTCGGCGATGCGGGCGCGCAGGGGGACGATTCCCTCCTCCACGAGCTCGAAGATCGTGCGGAGGTACATCTCGGTGGTGTCGATGAGGTCGCTCACGGGGCCCATTGTGTCCCATGGCGCCGACAGTGGCACGCTGACGAGATGAGCACGCTCGTCGTCCCGTCGCGTTTCTGTGGTCCCCCGGTCTCGGCCAACGGCGGGTGGACCGCCGGTGAGCTGGCCTCCCACCTCGACACCCGGCTGCCGGTGCGGGTCCGCCTGCGTCAGCCCCCGCCGCTCGACGTGGAGATGAACGTCACCGAGGCCGACGGCACGACGGCGCTCCTCCACGCCGAGGCCGTCGTCGCCCAGGCCGTGCCCAGCCCGGTCGAGCTGGTCCCCGTCGACGGCGTGGACGTCGAGACGGCCCGCGCGGCGCAGGCGTCGTACGCCGGTGCCGCCCGGCACCCGTTCCCGACCTGCTTCGCCTGCGGCCCGGACCGGGCCGAGGGTGACGGTCTGCGGATCTTCCCGGGCGAGGTGACCCCGGTGGCGGGCCGGCGACGGGTCGCGGCGACCTGGACCCCCGATCCCAGCCTCGCCGGGACCGACGGCCGCACCAGTCAGGCCGTCACGTGGGCGGCGCTCGACTGCGTCGGCGGCTGGTCGGAGGACCTGCTCGGCCGTCCGATGGTGCTCGGCCAGATGACGGCACGGATCGACCGCCTGCCCGAGGTGGGGCAGACGGTCGTCGTCATGGGAGAGCACCGCGGCACCGAGGGCCGCAAGAGCTCCACCGCCTCCACGCTCCTGACGGCCGACGGCGAGGTGCTCGCGGTCGCCGAGCACGTCTGGATCGCGGTCGATCCGGCCCGGTTCAGCTGACGAGCTCCTCGGCGAAGAGCGAGTTGTAACGGCCCAGGCCGGTCACGAAGTCGGCCAGCGCCGCGTCGTCCCACAGGGCGACGCGCTCGCGCAGACGCTCTCGCCGGCGGGCGTCAACCTCCGCGAGACCCTCGCGGGCGGCGTCGGTCAGCGTGAGCAGGCTGGCGCGCTTGTCGACGGGATCGGCCGTACGCTCCACCAGGCCCAGGTCAACGGCGTGCTGCACCTGCCGGCTGACTGCGCCCTTGTCCATGTCGTGGGCGTCGCAGACCTCCGAGGCCCGCATCGCCCCGCGGTCGCGCAGGAGCAGGAGCAACAGGTAGGCCGCGGGCTGCAGCTCCGGGTGGATCTGCGCGGCACGAAGGGCGACGACCCGCCTGGCGCGACGGACCAGCACCAGGATCTCGCCCTCGAGGGCGTCGAGCACCAGGTCCCGGTCGTCGCGAGCCGGGGTCACTGCTGGCCCACCGTGGTCGGCGTCCCGGCCACCGCTTGCTTCACCTCGTCGGCGCGCTGCACCGTACGCCGCAGCGGCACCTCCTTGATGAAGAGGATGCAGACGAACGAGAAGAGCGCGAAGGGCACCGTCAGGGCGAAGATCATGGCGATGGCGTCGCCGTAGGCGTTCTCGAAGACCAGGCGGATCGGCTCCGGCAGCTCGGCGAGGTTGGGCACGGAGTGGGAGTCACCCGAACCGGTCATGCCGACGCCGAGGGCACGCAGCCCCGCGGTGACCGAGTCGGAGACCTGGTGCGCCAGGACCGCCCCCAGAGCGGCGACACCGGCGGATCCACCGATCGAGCGGAAGAAGGCCACCAGGGCCGAGGCGGCACCCATGTCGGAGAAGGCGGTGTTGTTCTGCACGGCCAGCACGAGGTTCTGCTGGATGGCCCCCACGCCGACGCCGAGCACGGCCATGAAGAGGCCCACCTGGACCAGGTGGGTCTCGCGGTCGATGGTGCCGAGCAGGCCGAGACCCACGATCACCAACAGCGAGCCGCCGACGAGGTAGCGCTTCCACTTGCCGGTGTCGGAGATCAGCTTGCCCGACAGGATCCCGGCGACCAGCGTGCCGGCGACCATGCAGATGCTCATCAGGCCGGCCCGGGTCGGCGTCATGCCGCGCGAGAGCTGGAAGTACTGGCTGAGGTAGACGCCGGAGCCGAACATCGCGACCCCGACGGTGATCGAGGCAAGGGTCGCCAGCGTGGTGGTGCGGTCACGGAAGAGGCGCAGCGGGATCACCGGGTCGACGGCGACCTTGGCCTCCCACCACGTCGCGAACGCGAGCACCGCCACCGAGGAGACCAGCAACATGTAGCTCGTGAAGGAGGTCCACGCGAACTGGTTGCCGGCCAGGGAGACCCAGACCAGGAGGAGCGAGACGCCCAGCATCAGGAGCAGCGAGCCGACGTAGTCGATGGTGACGTCCTTGCGCGCACGCGGCGGCAGCTTGAGGGTCTTCTGCAGCAGGAACCACGCAGCGACCGCGAACGGCAGGCTGACCCAGAAGCACCAGCGCCAGCCGAGGGTGTCGACGACCAGGCCGCCCACGAGGGGGCCCGAGACAGTGGCGACGGCGAAGACCGAGCCCATGTAGCCGGCGTAGCGACCGCGCTCGCGCGGCGACACCATGCTGGCGATGACGACCTGGACCAGCGCGGTGAGACCACCGATGCCGAGGCCCTGGATGACGCGGGCGCCGATCAGCATCTCCATGGAGGTGGAGAAGCCGGCGATCAGCGAGCCGAGAGCGAAGATGCTCAGGGCCGTCTGGGTGAGGATCTTCTGGTTGAAGAGGTCGGCGAGCTTGCCCCAGATGGGCGTCGTGGCGGTCATCGCCAGCAGCGTGCCGACGACGACCCACGTGTAGCCGGTCTGGCTGCCGCCGAGGTCGGCGACGATCGGCGGCAGGGCGGTGTTGACGATGGTCGAGGCGACCATCGCGGCAAACATCGCCAGCAGCAGGCCGGACAGGGCCTGCAGGATCTGGCGGTGTGACATCTGACCGGACTCCTCCGCGGTGGCGGCGGGAGAGGGTGAGGACATGGGAGCTCGTTTCGGTGGCAACGTGACGGAGTGACGAGACCTGGACGACTGGCGTCGCGGGGGTCTCCCCCGACACCGGTCCTGGCTCAGTTGATGGGTGAAAGGTTGTCAGAAGCAACTTTATTCCGACAGTCGCCGCGTCGGCATCGCGGTTCAACCACGACAATCGGCATGGATCCGAGGGCGAGCGGGCACAAAGGTTGAATGTGCCAACGCAGCAGAGTTGAATGAACTGATGCAGAAGATTCGGGTCTTCTTGCTGGATGATCACGAGATCGTGCGTCGCGGGCTCCGCCACTTGCTGGAGGCCGAGGACGACATGACGGTCGTCGGCGAGGCCGGCACCGTCCGTGACGGTCGTCGAGGAGTGTTGGAGCAGCGACCGGACGTCGCGCTGCTCGACGCGCGCCTGCCCGACGGTTCCGGCGTCGAGGTCGCCCGTGGCATCCAGGACGTGGCGCCCGAGGTCAGGACCATGATCCTGAGCAGCTTCGACGACGAGGAGACCCTCGTCGCGGCGTTCTCGGCCGGGGTGAGCGGCTACGTGCTCAAGCAGATCGAGGCCGACTCACTGCTCAAGGGCATCCGTGAGGTGGCGAGTGGGAAGTCGCTGGTCGCCCCCGCCGTCGCCTCGCGGATGATGGAGCGGATGCGCCAGAGACGGGAGAGCGGTGCCGGCGCCCTGCCCGACCTGACCCCGCAGGAGCGACGCATCCTCCAGCTCATCGGGGACGGCCTCACCAACCGGCAGATCGGCGACCGTCTCTTCCTCTCCGAGAAGACGATCAAGAACAACGTCACTCCCCTGCTGGCCAAGCTCGGCGTGCAGCGGCGCGCCCAGGCGGCCCTGCTCGCCGCCCACCTCCTCGACTAGACCTCGTACGCCGCCGCTCACCGCGCCAGCGCGGCTGCGTCCTCCCGGATCCGGTAGACCGACGAACGACCGGCGGGCACCCTCTCCCAGGAGTCGTCGACACCCATCGTCATCTCTGCCGCGCCGAGGAAGAGGTAGCCGTCGGGCGCCATGACCTGACGGACCCGACGCAGCACGTCGCGCTTGGTCTCGACGTCGAAGTAGATGAGCACGTTGCGCAGGAAGACCACGTCGAACTGGCCGATCGGGCCGAACGGACGGGTCAGGTTGAGGCGCGAGAACTTCACCATCGACGCAATCTCGGGGTTGAGCTTCCAGCTGGCGCCCGAGCGCTGGAAGTGGCGCACCAGGGTCGTCGCCGGCAGGCCGCGGTTGACCTCGAGCTGGGAGTACTCCGCGCGCCGGGCCCTCTCGAGCACCTCCTCGGAGAGGTCGGTGCCCAGGATGTCGACGTAGAAGCGCTGGATGGCGGGGGTCTCGCGCACGGCCATCGCGACGCTGTAGGGCTCCTGCCCCGTCGAGCAGGCAGCCGTCCAGATCCTCAGGCGCCGCTGCGGGCGGCGGGCGGCCAGGGCGGGCAGCACGTCCTGACGCAGCGCCACGAACGGGTCGTTGTCGCGGTAGAACGAGGTCTCGTTGGTGGTCAACGCCTCGACGACCCTGCGCAGCAGCACGGGGTCACGGGTGCGCTGGACGTGCCGGACGAACTCCGTGACGTCGGCATGCCCGCAGGCGCGCGCCAGTGGCATCAGGCGCGAGTCCACGAGGTAGACCTTGCCGGCGTCGAGCACGATCGCACTCTCCGCCCGGACGTGGTCACGAACGAACGCAAAGGCGTCAGCAGACAGGCTCATGCCTCTCCTCCCCTGGTGTCGTCCTGGTGCGACGTCACACGACGCCGGACCTCTGCAGCCACCTGCCCCAGGGGCAGCAGCTGCTCGGCGAGCCCGGCGGCCGCCACCGCTCCTGGCATGCCCCACACCACCGAGGTGGCGCGGTCCTGCGCGATCACGCTGCCGCCGGCGTCGACCAGGTGCTGCGCCCCCTTGGCGCCGTCGGCGCCCATCCCGGTCAGCACCAGCCCCAGCACCGGACCACCGGCAGCCCGCGCGGCCGACCGGAAGAGCACGTCGACGGCTGGGCGGCAGTAGTTCTCCGGCGGCTGCTGGTTGAGCCGGGCCACGAGGTCGCGACCGGCGCGCTCCACCACCAGGTGGTGGTCGCCGGGGGCGATCGTCACGGCGCCGGGGGCGAGCACGGCGCCGTCCGTGGCCTCCCGCACCGGGAACTGGCAGTGCCGGTCGAGCCGCGCGGCGAACTGCGTGGTGAAGACGGGCGGCATGTGCTGCACGACCACCACCGGGACCGGCAGCGGCGGCAGCGAGGTGAGGACGGTGAAGAGGGCCTCGGGCCCACCGGTGGAGCTGCCGACGGCGAGCAACCGGTAGCCGGTCGCAGGCATGCGTCGATCGCGCGTGACGGGCGGCGCGACGACTGCCTGCGCAGGCGTCGGTGCGGACGTGGCTGCGGGCGTACCGGCGGCGGACGGGGCCGTCGCGCGCGCCGCCGTCAGCCGTGGCGGGGCCAACGACTTGATCAGCGGGATCAGGGCGTCGCGCACCTGCTCCATCGAGCGGCTCACGCTGCCGACGTTGGCCGGCTTCGGCACGTAGTCGGAGGCGCCGGCCGCGAGGGCGTCGAAGGTCGCGGTGGCGCCGCGCTCGGTGAGCGTGCTGAACATGATGATCGGGAGGCGGTTGCCCCCTGCGCGGATGGCGCGCACCGCCTCGATGCCGTCCATCCCGGGCATCTCGATGTCCATGGTCACGAGGTCGGGCGCGAGCGACTCGATCTTCTGCAGGGCGGCACGACCGTTGATCGCCGTGCCGACGACCTCGATGTCGGGGTCCTCGGAGAGCAGGCTGGTGACCAGGCGCCGGATGACGACCGAGTCGTCCACGACGAGCACGCGGATGGGGGGCACGCAGGGTCCTTCGATGATCGTGGCCGCCGAGCAGCGGACGCGCTTCTGATCGGCGCCGGGCGGCGCCACCTGAGCAGAAGCGGCAGCAGTCGGCGGGTGAGGCCGCAGGTCGACCCGTCCCGAGCGCGGGTCGACCTGCGACGTACGACGCTCAGACGCGGAAGCTGTCCACTCTGGTCCGCAGGCTCACGGCCATCTGGGCGATCTCGTTGACGGCGGCGTGGGCCTGGGTGACGGCCTCGGTCGTGGACCCGGCTGCCTGGGAGACGCCGTCGATGTTCTCGGCGATCTGCTGCGTGCCGATGGAGGCGTCCGCCACGTTGCGGCCCATCTCGTTGGTGGTCGCGGTCTGCTCCTCCACCGCCGAGGCGATGGTCAGCTGGTAGTCGTTGATCGAGCGGATGATCGCGTCGATCTCGCCGATGGCCGAGACCGCGCCCGCGGTGTCGCCCTGGATCGTCTCCACCCGACGCGCGATGTCCTCGGTCGCCCGCGCGGTCTCCTGCGCCAGCTCCTTGACCTCGTTGGCCACCACGGCGAAGCCCTTGCCGGCCTCACCGGCACGCGCAGCCTCGATGGTGGCGTTGAGGGCGAGGAGGTTGGTCTGCTCGGCGATCGAGGTGATCACCTTGACGACCTTGCCGATCTCCTGGCTCGACTCGCCCAGCTTCGACACCGTCGCGTTGGTCGACTCGACCGTGCGCACTGCGTCGCCGGCGACCCGGGCGGCCTCGTTGGCCGAGTGCGCGATCTCGCGGATCGACGCCGTCATCTGCTCCGATCCCGCGGCGACGGTCTGCACGTTGCGGCTGACCTCGTCGGCCGCACCGGAGACGACGCTGGCCTGCACCGAGGTCTCCTCGGCGGCGGCGGCGATCTGCTCCGACCCTGCGGAGAGCTGGACGGCCGCGGAGCTGACCGCGTCGGCCGAGCCCATCACCCCGGTCATCAGCTCACGCAGGCGAGCCGTGGCCACGTCCAGGCCGATCGCCATGTCTCCCACCTCGTCACGGTTGGCGACCTCTGCACGACGGGTCAGGTCGCCGTCGGCCAGACCGTCGATGACCTGCTTGACCCGGGCGATGTTGCGCGCCAGCGTCATCGCGATCCACCAGGCGACCAGTGCGGCGAGCGCGATGCCGAGGACCATCACGGCGATGTTCAAGCGGCGCGTGGAGACGTACATCTCCCTCGTCTCCTCCACCGCGGCCTCGGCCTGGTCCAGCTCGTGCGAGGTGAGCGCGTCGAGCGACTCCTCCATCACCGCGGTCAGCTTCTTGACCTCGGTGGAGTTCGCCTCGTCCCAGCCCGTGAAGTCGGACGCCAGGGCCAGATCGGCCATGGTCGTGACCTGGAGGTCGTGGTAGGCCGTCGCGGCCTCGGTCTGGCGGCCGACGATCTCGCGCGCCACCGGGTCCAGCCCCGTGGCGTCGTGGGCACGTTCGGCGGCCTCCAAAGCTCCGAAGTGCTCCTCGAGCTCCTCCAGCGACGCCCTCTTCCCAGCCTTCGTCGGCTTGATCAGCGCGTCACGCGCAGCCATGCGCATACCGTCGACGGCCGCGCGCATCCCGTCGACCCGCTCCACGCCCATCACGTTCTCGTCGTGGAGCTTCTGGGCGTTCTCGTTGAGCTGGCCGAGCGCGAGGATCCCCACCACGCCGACCACCAGGGCGACGGCGTTGCCGATGCTGACGGCGGCCAACATCTTCGTACGCACGCTGCGATCACGCAGGAATGACTGGACGAACGAACGGCGTTCGGCGGCGAGGGGCAGGTCAGTGCTCATCAGGGGTGTCCTTCGGGCAGCGTCGGGTCTTCAGTGCTCTGGAGCTCCCATCGGCAGCCATGGCCTCGACCGGAGGAGAAGGGCCCGCCTGACGCAGACCTTCGGTGGTGACCCCCGTGAGGTCAGGCGGCCACGGCCCGCTCGACGTCGAGGGCGAGCAGGAGCTGCCCCTCGAGCTTGTACGCACCGTGGAGGAACTCCCGAGAGGCTCGGGTCAGGGTGTCGGGCGGGAGCTCGAACTGCTCCTCCTCCACGTCGACCACGGCGCCGATGCTGTCGACCAGCAGCGCGATCGTCTCGCCGGCGACCCGGACGACGACGAGCATCGCCTCCTGGTCGGCGGCACGGTCAGGCAGCCCGAGGCGGGCACGCATCTCGACGGCGCTGAGCACCTGACCACGCAGGTTGATCAGGCCTGCGACGCTCTGCGGGGCCAGCGGGACCCTGGTCTGGGGCTGCCCGCGCAAGACCTCCTGGACCGACGCGACGTCGACGCCGTAGAGGTGCCCGTCGAGGGTGAAGGTGACCAGTCGGGTGCTCACATCGCCTCCTGGAGCTCGGGCCGGAGGTCGACCTCCGAGGCCTCGTAGAACATGGGGTCGGCCGAGAGGATCGCGGCGCGGACGTCGAGCACCTCGACGACGCGGTCGCGGACGAGCGTCGAACCGAGCACGCCGTGGGCGGTCACGTCGGCCTGGAGGTCGCCACCGCCGTCGACGATGTCGACGATCTCGTCGACCACGATCGCCACGCTGCGCGAGCCGACGGTGTAGATGACGACGACGAGCTCGTCGTCGGTGCGGTCGCTGAGCGTGCCGTAGAAGGAGCTGAGGCGCACCAGCGGCAGGATGCCGCCGCGGTACTGGACGACCTCGCGGCCACCGATGTGCTCGACCCCGGAGGTCGGGAAGTTCTCCAGGCGGGTGACCGAGGAGAGCGGGATCGCGACCTTGCGGTCCCCACCCAGCCCGGCGACAAGGAGGCGCAGGCTCTCGTCGACGACGGGCCGTGCGCCGGTGTCGGCGACCCGCTCCTGCTCGAGCACGTCGCTGTTGAGCACGCGCCGGGCCAGGGCCTGGACGTCGAGGATCAGGGCCACGGTGCCGTCGCCCAGGATGGTGGCACCGGAGTAGGCGCCGATCGCCTTGAGCTGGGTGACCAGCGGCTTGACCACGATCTCCTCCGTGCTGAGGACACGGTCGATGACCAGGCCGAAGCGGCGGCCCTCGGCCTGCAGGACAGCGATGACGACGTGGCCGTCGGAGCGGTCGGACTCCACGCCCAGCAGGTCGGCCAGGCGGACCAGCGGCAGCAGGGACCCGCGCAGGCGGTGGACCGAGGCGCCGTTGACGTCCTCGACGGCGTCGGCGGCCCGGTCGGCGTCCAGCGCCACCAGCTCCAGCAGGCTGACCTGCGGGATCGCGTAGCGGTCGCCCGCGCACTCGACGGTGAGCGCCGGGACGATGGCCAGGGTCAGCGGGATCCGCAGGCGGCAGGTGGTGCCGCGGCCCAGGACCGAGTCGATCTCGATGGTGCCACCGATGGCCTCGATGTTCGTGCGCACCACGTCCATGCCGACCCCACGTCCG includes these proteins:
- a CDS encoding Sir2 family NAD-dependent protein deacetylase, whose product is MTEQLVTHHEVGPAYAAALDVLAGRRLVVLTGAGLSTDSGIPDYRGPGSTARMPMTYSEFVGSARARQRYWARSHVGWSRMRGAHPNAGHLALARIDPELLITQNVDGLHEAAGSQRVVALHGRIDEVVCLACGSVQPRADLHARLDELNPGWLVAHSAVETLPDGDVELDDTDDFVVPDCARCGGVLKPHVVFFGENAPKEKVRRCFEAVDALSDPEPDRRGALLVAGSSLTVMSGLRFVKRAARDDLPVVVVNRGATRGDDLATLTVHAGTSEFLTDLARRRGR
- a CDS encoding metal-dependent transcriptional regulator, whose protein sequence is MSDLIDTTEMYLRTIFELVEEGIVPLRARIAERLHQSGPTVSQTVARMERDGLLTVEGDRHLELTEEGLRLATRVMRKHRLAERLLTDIIGLDWELVHAEACRWEHVISETVERRLIELLDNPTESPYGNPIPGLDELGQEEQAEAFMEGVASLSKIATFDPSRVHVRRISEEVQKDEALMATLRRVGAVPDKTVTIIATADGVLLGSGGESAEIDYESADHIFVKVV
- a CDS encoding MarR family winged helix-turn-helix transcriptional regulator, with amino-acid sequence MTPARDDRDLVLDALEGEILVLVRRARRVVALRAAQIHPELQPAAYLLLLLLRDRGAMRASEVCDAHDMDKGAVSRQVQHAVDLGLVERTADPVDKRASLLTLTDAAREGLAEVDARRRERLRERVALWDDAALADFVTGLGRYNSLFAEELVS
- a CDS encoding MDR family MFS transporter; translation: MSSPSPAATAEESGQMSHRQILQALSGLLLAMFAAMVASTIVNTALPPIVADLGGSQTGYTWVVVGTLLAMTATTPIWGKLADLFNQKILTQTALSIFALGSLIAGFSTSMEMLIGARVIQGLGIGGLTALVQVVIASMVSPRERGRYAGYMGSVFAVATVSGPLVGGLVVDTLGWRWCFWVSLPFAVAAWFLLQKTLKLPPRARKDVTIDYVGSLLLMLGVSLLLVWVSLAGNQFAWTSFTSYMLLVSSVAVLAFATWWEAKVAVDPVIPLRLFRDRTTTLATLASITVGVAMFGSGVYLSQYFQLSRGMTPTRAGLMSICMVAGTLVAGILSGKLISDTGKWKRYLVGGSLLVIVGLGLLGTIDRETHLVQVGLFMAVLGVGVGAIQQNLVLAVQNNTAFSDMGAASALVAFFRSIGGSAGVAALGAVLAHQVSDSVTAGLRALGVGMTGSGDSHSVPNLAELPEPIRLVFENAYGDAIAMIFALTVPFALFSFVCILFIKEVPLRRTVQRADEVKQAVAGTPTTVGQQ
- a CDS encoding response regulator; protein product: MQKIRVFLLDDHEIVRRGLRHLLEAEDDMTVVGEAGTVRDGRRGVLEQRPDVALLDARLPDGSGVEVARGIQDVAPEVRTMILSSFDDEETLVAAFSAGVSGYVLKQIEADSLLKGIREVASGKSLVAPAVASRMMERMRQRRESGAGALPDLTPQERRILQLIGDGLTNRQIGDRLFLSEKTIKNNVTPLLAKLGVQRRAQAALLAAHLLD
- a CDS encoding CheR family methyltransferase — its product is MSLSADAFAFVRDHVRAESAIVLDAGKVYLVDSRLMPLARACGHADVTEFVRHVQRTRDPVLLRRVVEALTTNETSFYRDNDPFVALRQDVLPALAARRPQRRLRIWTAACSTGQEPYSVAMAVRETPAIQRFYVDILGTDLSEEVLERARRAEYSQLEVNRGLPATTLVRHFQRSGASWKLNPEIASMVKFSRLNLTRPFGPIGQFDVVFLRNVLIYFDVETKRDVLRRVRQVMAPDGYLFLGAAEMTMGVDDSWERVPAGRSSVYRIREDAAALAR
- a CDS encoding protein-glutamate methylesterase/protein-glutamine glutaminase, which produces MPPIRVLVVDDSVVIRRLVTSLLSEDPDIEVVGTAINGRAALQKIESLAPDLVTMDIEMPGMDGIEAVRAIRAGGNRLPIIMFSTLTERGATATFDALAAGASDYVPKPANVGSVSRSMEQVRDALIPLIKSLAPPRLTAARATAPSAAGTPAATSAPTPAQAVVAPPVTRDRRMPATGYRLLAVGSSTGGPEALFTVLTSLPPLPVPVVVVQHMPPVFTTQFAARLDRHCQFPVREATDGAVLAPGAVTIAPGDHHLVVERAGRDLVARLNQQPPENYCRPAVDVLFRSAARAAGGPVLGLVLTGMGADGAKGAQHLVDAGGSVIAQDRATSVVWGMPGAVAAAGLAEQLLPLGQVAAEVRRRVTSHQDDTRGGEA
- a CDS encoding methyl-accepting chemotaxis protein, giving the protein MSTDLPLAAERRSFVQSFLRDRSVRTKMLAAVSIGNAVALVVGVVGILALGQLNENAQKLHDENVMGVERVDGMRAAVDGMRMAARDALIKPTKAGKRASLEELEEHFGALEAAERAHDATGLDPVAREIVGRQTEAATAYHDLQVTTMADLALASDFTGWDEANSTEVKKLTAVMEESLDALTSHELDQAEAAVEETREMYVSTRRLNIAVMVLGIALAALVAWWIAMTLARNIARVKQVIDGLADGDLTRRAEVANRDEVGDMAIGLDVATARLRELMTGVMGSADAVSSAAVQLSAGSEQIAAAAEETSVQASVVSGAADEVSRNVQTVAAGSEQMTASIREIAHSANEAARVAGDAVRTVESTNATVSKLGESSQEIGKVVKVITSIAEQTNLLALNATIEAARAGEAGKGFAVVANEVKELAQETARATEDIARRVETIQGDTAGAVSAIGEIDAIIRSINDYQLTIASAVEEQTATTNEMGRNVADASIGTQQIAENIDGVSQAAGSTTEAVTQAHAAVNEIAQMAVSLRTRVDSFRV
- a CDS encoding chemotaxis protein CheW, which codes for MSTRLVTFTLDGHLYGVDVASVQEVLRGQPQTRVPLAPQSVAGLINLRGQVLSAVEMRARLGLPDRAADQEAMLVVVRVAGETIALLVDSIGAVVDVEEEQFELPPDTLTRASREFLHGAYKLEGQLLLALDVERAVAA